From a single Artemia franciscana chromosome 9, ASM3288406v1, whole genome shotgun sequence genomic region:
- the LOC136031526 gene encoding E3 ubiquitin-protein ligase NRDP1-like, with protein MTILFEEHGNHNCIQSLKIELAIVQKENKEKNEEQEEKMSRMQSELDLLKAEIDALKKVIKEKQPASSDLQLLSTVGQSQAVNQGTVLADSIWLTKFKTVQNVQELFNPLVFERSDRFELEYDLLKLRKIAEMQLSGLGCPLEMAKILIENSNETRWPPGLRSEEARRENWDRLKDYRCRVDGSFSVLGVHGKLKAAINLIMASDNAHMDQDLFVINPGFLVLSLDFRAFYCPNQ; from the exons ATGACAATACTCTTTGAAGAACATGGCAATCATAACTGTATACAAAGTCTGAAGATTGAATTGGCAAtagttcaaaaagaaaataaagaaaaaaatgaagaacaggAAGAAAAAATGTCCAGGATGCAATCTGAATTGGACTTACTTAAAGCAGAAATTGATGCATTAAAAAAAGTTATCAAAGAGAAGCAGCCAGCCAGTTCAGATTTGCAACTGTTATCAACAGTTGGACAAAGTCAAGCAGTAAATCAG GGCACAGTACTTGCAGATAGCATCTGGTTAACAAAATTTAAGACTGTTCAGAATGTTCAGGAATTGTTTAATCCTCTCGTTTTCGAACGTTCCGATAGGTTCGAATTGGAATACGATTTGTTAAAATTACGAAAg atagcAGAAATGCAGCTATCCGGTTTAGGATGTCCTTTGGAGATGGCTAAGATTCTGATTGAGAATTCAAACGAAACTCGATGGCCTCCTGGCCTACGCTCCGAAGAAGCTAGAAGAGAAAACTGGGATCGATTAAAGGACTATCGTTGTCGTGTTGATGGCAGTTTTTCTGTGCTCGGTGTTCATGGTAAACTGAAAGCAGCAATTAATCTTATAATGGCATCAGATAATGCTCACATGGACCAAGACTTATTTGTAATTAATCCTGGATTTTTAGTCTTAAGCTTGGACTTCCGTGCATTTTATTGTCCTAACCAATAA